The genomic stretch GAGCCGTCCGGCGACAAGACAAGACAAGCAACCTTGGGGTTCGGCGACGGGATGCCACACGACGTGGTAGGGTGGGTGGTGGATGACGGCCAGCCTGTTCACTGGTCTAAAAAAATCATGACTGAAAATATTATTCGCTGATTATAAGACAAGTGAATAAGCCGTCATGCGCGGAAGTACGTCGTCGACGTCCATGATGAGGTGGCGGTCAGCCAGGTTGAACACGGCCAGGACACGACGGCCATCGTCGCGCTGGTGCACGAGAAGTACCTTGTCGCTCGTCGGCAACTAGGCACTGCACGTACGGCGCCTCCAAGCCGGCCGGTGTTATCCCGCAAGCGCGAGCACGTATGCGTGGATCGAGGTCGCTCACTGCAGCTGGGTCGGTGAAAGCTAAGCTGCTTCACCATTTGCTCGCTCCAGGATCACGATCGACGAGCTCGCCGTCGCGGGATGACGCGGCCTTGGAGCCGCCGCCGTTTGTGCACGATGACGACGACGTACTTCTCGAGAACCAACGCGACGAGGGCCGTCACGTCGTCCTCGCTGGGTTCACGCTAGCTGGTGACCACCTCGTCATGGACGCGTCGTCCTCGTCATGAACGCATCTTGCATCACCGTATATACCGACCTCCCACCCACCCAATCACGTCGTGCAACACTCCTTCATCGAACGGCGAGTTTTATTAATTTGAGCCGTAGGTACTAAAACATGCATGTTTGATCTCTTCAGCGCACAATTGCCAAGCTGGTAGTGGCAGCGAGCGTCCATTAATTCGCCAGATCCATGCATCATCCATGCATGTCGAGCACGAGCAACACTCCAGAGGAGGCTGCGGCGCCGGAAGGCCGGAGGCGGGCATGTCCCCGGAGCTATACCTATCGTACGGCATGGTGGCGATCAAGGGCATCTGACCAGCGCTGACCGATACTGTGGCGGCCGCGACGTCGTTCACGGTGCTCTCGCCGCCCATGGGGCTCGACTACTCCACCCTCAATGTTGGACGGCCGCCACCTCGGCGTGCGTGGCCACCGGCGCAGAGCCCGATCAAACGCCTACTTGCGCTGCTACGGCAGTCGTGGGGCAGGTCGACATAGATGTTAGCTAAACTAGATAGCAAACGGATGTAATCTTTGATTCAAGTTATTGTTTAGGTTATGCATTAGTCGTAGTGGGCTAGGACACGATCGGTGGCGTGCTGGATCGTGATCCGGGCTGAGTCAGTCAGAGTCCAGCGCCAGCGGCGCGCTCCGCAGTGCAACGGAGTTGCGCACGACCGTGATCTGGCGTGGGGAGTCCTTGGCAAGTAAGCCAAGATTGTATCTGCATAATGTGTATATAAAAGCATAAATAATAGACCGAAAAGCTGCTACGTTAGGCAGCGCCTAAACAGTTctatcttgagttcatcttctaGCTCTCGCCGTGGTCAACGCCGTCTAGCGTCGTCAGGTTCACGCTCCGAAACGCCGTTCGGTTCCAACAATAGAGCTGTCTGGCGATAGTCCGCAGCTCGGTGACGGCCGGGACGTCACGCGACGACGTGGTAGGCTGGTGGACGAGGACGACGGTGCTGTGCGGGAGCTATTCCGGGCACTCCAAGACGAGGTGGCGGCCTGCAGCCATGGCAAACTGATGGCGAGGACGCGCCCGTCCGTCCGCCGCTGCGACGGCCATCGCCGCGCTGGTGCTCGAGAACTAATTCGTCATCGCGAACGACGACGCCTGCATGGCCGTGAGATCCCGCGGGGGCGACCGAGCTTGTGGAGCTTAGTGACGAGCATGTGCTTCGGAGATGAGCTCCAGGGAATAGGGATCCAGCTCGATCGCACGCGTGGTCGCGGGATATATCGCGGCCATGCAGGGGCCGTATTTCGCGACGACGAACCTGCTTTTTCTCCAAACACCAGTGCGATGACCACCACGACGGCGGGCACGTTCTCGACGACCGCGCCTCCTCCTCGAtcgggctcggcggcggcggctgccgtCAAACACCGTGAAGTAGCCCAGGCCTATGGGCGGTGACAGCACGTGAACGACGACGTGCGTGGCCTCCACGGCGTGAGTCAGCGCCGAACGTGTGCCCTCGAACGCCGCCATGTCGTAGACAGCTAAGGCCCCGGGGATGTGCCCCACGCCAGCTGCTCCCAGGCGGCCGCCGCGTCCGGGACGTCGCTCGGACTCGACATGCGTGGATGAAGGATCTAGGGGAGCGCATGATGAGACTAGAAGACTGACGGCGGGTACGTTACTGCGTTCGAATGCTAAGGATGTCCTGAGCCTTTTTGAGGCAACAACAATAGAACAACGAACTGACAAAGCACCCTGCCACGTCGTGGTGACCGGTGAGCAATAATGTTTTCCCCGTGACTCATTTCAAAAAACAGTAATTCTGATACTCTTATGAAGCAAAATCCTATTAGCGATTCTTCTtgacatgcaaggtgtccaccttAGCAATCTACTATCGCTCGCAGTTAAAGTTCACTAGCACAAATAATTATGATATCCATGTTAGCAAGACACACTATCCACTAACATACATTTAGTTGTCCACGTCAGTATGGCATGCTATCCACTAACATATTAGTCTATAATAGTTAATCTCTTTCTATGAATTGTATGAATAGTTAAATTTCATTACAAATCTGTACTTCCCGCAACAACGTGCAGGGTGTTCTTCTAATAAAGGACATTTCTATGTTCTTACAGCTCATCAGTAATATATATGTAAATGTACTAGACTGGTGACGCATGATTATAAATCAAAATGAAATCTGATTTTGTATAGAGCACAACTCAAATGGTAGTATGAAAATTTCCAATGTGTTAGCAAGAAGGACACGTTAATGCACGCCCCATCGTCTTCCTCGCGCTCACCCCCTCTTCCCCATCTTGTTCTCCCTCTGTgcgcctctcctcctccaccaccagtaGCTGGTGGCTCTCGACGCCTCACCGTGCCGCCTATCGACCCTGTCCTCCCCTAAAGACAAGGAAGCTTGCTGGCATCATCCTTGCCCTCACCCCTACCCCGCCTTGTCGTGCCAACCACCTCCTGTCCCCATCCCTTGACCCCGCCCACCCTAAACCCAAGGCAGAGTGCTGACAAGCTTCGCTATGACATCTCCATTGCCAGCATTGCCAACCGTCGTCCCGTGTCGCCCAGCCTCATAGCCGTCTCACCTGCCTCCATCGTTGTGTCACAGCCGCCCCCTAAACCCCCTTCTAAGGACATAGGGGAATAAAACCCTAACCCCGTTGGAATCCTACTGCTGGTGAACTCCTCACAGGAACCCTAGCcactttcttcttcctctctgaAGTCACCAGGCGCGGGTGCATGGGTCATGTGATCGGTCGTGTAATAGAAAAAAATCCATAGCAAGAAACATGGCGATAATTAATCTTTGGAGGTCGCTAGTACAACTAAACATATGACCCATAGAAAAACATGTTACCCTCGTGCGTTATCACCAAATACTTCGCTTCGATAGATCAATTATCCTCgagaaataataacaaaaaATATAAGGAAGAAATTTATACCATGATTTTGTGATTGAGTTGAAGCGCTATATTTTCTTACCATTAATCACCTGCAAATAACCGTAACAAAGAATTAGTTAGCACCGGAGGCTATTAAAGATGTCCAAGTCCGTAATCCACAAAAAAACACTTAAGTAGAAATAGAGATGAAAACACAATAAATAAGTGAACTTACATAATTTGTGATGAATTTCAAGCCCTATCGGAGGTCGCAGAAATCATTTGGTTGTGCAATAGCATGGAAGGCCGTGTATAGTTGAATGAGGGCAAGATGAGGGTGTGTTTTGCGATGGCGGAGAAATATCGAACGAGCAATCTTTGAGGCTTAGGGTTAATAGCGAGAACCATACAGGAGAATATATAGGGCAACAAAAATATTCCTAGCCACTAGATTCGATCCAACGGTAGGAGGATGTTGTGTTAGGTGAAAGGTAGGTTTGTTGGCCTGGGCCCTATTTTCTCGAAGATATCTCAATTGGGACCATATATTGTTAGCATCAACTGAAAGGATACTCACACTCACCAACTTCCAAATAAATTGTCTGTGTGCCACTTTTTATAAGGAAAAGAATCACTGGCTTTAATAAAAGACAACGCAAACCAACTacatatcggtgagcacttcacccgagagatAAGTCCAGATTATCGTATTTGTTTTATCCACAAGGAGAAAGCATGCGATGTCTAACCAAGTCCTTACTATTACCTCTGGGTCACACTACAAGGTGGTGAAGATATAAGCGATTCGAGAAGACTACTACAATAGTCTGattctaacctatggtaagcTTTGAAACTACTGGTCTAAGGGGACACACCATTGGAAAAagagacaccatagaggatgcTTAACCAGGGCTTAGGTCCTACCAAACCTTCTGATGGGAGGAGGCTCCTAAGGTAACAACGGGATTGCCACGTCCCATGCAACTACACACCGGTCCAGCCAGACAGGGGATAGCTACGAGTATTTctagcctaagcaccacgcttacgctACGAACAATTACTCTATACCTTGTTCGATCTCCAAAGTGGACTGTGGATTCATTTTTGCAACTAATTCTAAGGGGGATTTGGTTTTATCTTGTCCTCTCTTTTGTTGCATCAAGTATTGACCTTGCTTAGTTCTTTGTTTGGTGTGGTGTGCAAGTAACATTTGAGTGACCTCTAGGTCCTTTCATGGTGTGCTCTTAGTTCATATGTTCTATTTTTGCTCCAAAGGACAATATTGTTATGGCGCTGTGAAGTAGAATCTTGCTACATAAGAAGTTCATGCTTTAATTTTTTAGAGCCCCATTTGAACCTCACCTCTTAGGACCATTCAACCCTTTCAACTACACATTGCCAATGAACACCCAAGTCTTGTGTAGTGTCATGGCAAGCTTGAGTCTCTGAAATGATGAGGGGCGAGTCAATTGTTCCTACTACCATGAAAATGAGTccttcaaagaaattcaagTTGAATTTTGTATCTAAGTGACTAAATTGAATTAATCCAATGCAGCCTCAAAAACCAAGCCTAGTTCTAGAACCAAATGGGATTAGTGCTTTGGAAAACACCATATGACAAATTTAATCTTTCAAAGGATTTTTGTCCACCACATATCTAACTATTAGATTTATAGTAGATTTGTGTGGTTATATGTTGAACGTAgagatttttctttttaatgaCACACACATAGGTTAATTATTTGGAAATTAGTAAGTACAAAGTCAATTGACGCCAATTATATGCGCGACCAAGTGAATTTTCTTCAAGAATAAGGCCCACCTATAGGGTCGCAACTAACACGGTGTTCTCTCATCGTTGGATCAAATCCAACGTCAGCGAATGATTCCGCTGCCCTTTATATTCTCCTACGTAGTTCTTACTATTAACCCTAAATCTCAAACATCGTCCTCTCGATATTTCGCCGCCGCCATTGGACACACCCTCAGGTGTCCCTCCACGCTATCACACAACCAAGACTATTTCTATACCCTTCCATAAGGCAAGTTCTTCACATACTATGCTGGTTCATCTTCGATTATGTCTTGTGTTCTCATCATTGTTTGTACTTTTGTGGTTTTTGTGGGCTAAGGACTTTGACATCTTCAATAGCTGATGTGTGCTAATTCTattttatgaattatttttaggTTATTAATAGCAAGGAAATGTAGTGGCTTCGTTAACTCAACCACAAAATTCATGGTATAAGTTTCTgtcttgcaattttttttgttattaGGATAGTTGATACATCTAGGATAAACATTTGGTGATATGCACGAATAAATtagcattgttttttttttgctattgaCATTTTTAGTTGTACTTTTGACGTCCAAAGAATTATTGTCACATTTCTTGCTAACTAACACATCTCAAAAAATTTCACACTGCCCCTTTGATATGTGGTCTGCAAATTTAGATTTTATTTGGACTCGGTATCATGTGTCTGCAGTCAATTCACATATCTTAATTTGTTCTCCGTTATTGAATGGGCACTGCAGGAAATTTCAAAACACATGCATATATAAAACATGGCAAAAATCCACTGGACAAATCTATGTAGGGTGATCCCCGTAGAAGATGACATCAGAGGTGTGACATCACATCCCCGTAGGATGATCCTAGCTTAGTTGATTTTCTTATTAATTTTCTTCCATTCGTTCATTGTTACTGTAGAGCCTATTTTTGATCTAGTTGAAATCCCTGAGATTCAATTCAGGTTTCAAATAAATAGACCTTAATCAATGAGAGTTTATTTTGGAAATCTGAATTGGATCTTTGAGATTTCGTTTGCACTCCAAACAAGCTCAACAATTAATGAGTGGGAGAAAAATTGATCAGCAAATCAATTAACCTGGGATCTTCTTACGCGGATGTGGTGACCATGCTCCACTTGTGATTTGCCTTTTCATCATCAGGAGCAACCTTCCAAATCGAGCGGCCGCCATTTCTTTGCGTTTGAAAACGAGAATGCCGACCATTGATGATCTTTCGATGCAAGTTATTTATCTTATTTGAACTTTTCTTTTGAGAGATCTCTTTGAAATTATTGGAACATGTTTTCTTAGATATTTCTAGTTGTACTAGCCATGCCCAAAGAATTCTTGTCTCGTTTCTTGCTACACATCTAAAAAATTTCACGGTGCTCATTTGATATCGTGATATGCAAATTCAGATTTTATTTGGACTTGGATTCATGTGTCTGTAGTCAATTTACATATCTGAATTTGTTTTACGTTACTGAATGAGCACTGCAGGAAATTTCAAAATACAAGCATATAGAAATCTCTGTAGGATGATCCTTTGTACATGATGACATCATAGGTGTGACATCACATCCCCCTAGGACAATCCCAGCTTAGTTGATTTGCTTATTAATTTTCTTCCATTCATTAATTGTTAGAGCCTGTTTTTGATCCGTATGAAATCCCTGAGATTGAGTTCAGGTTTCAAATAAATAGACCTTATAAGAGTTTATTTTTGAAATCTGAATTGGATCTTTGAGATTTCGTTTGCGCTCCCAACAATTAATGAGTGGCTGTTCTTTCAAAAAACAATTAATGAGTGGAAGAGAGTTGATCAGCATATCAATTAACCTGGGATCTTCTTACGCGGGTGTGGTGACCATGCTCCAGTTGTGATTTGCCTGTCCAACAAATGTCCTGAGGAGCAAACTTCCAAATCGAGCGGCTGCCATTTCTTTGCGTTTGAAATGAGGATGGTGACCGTTGGCGATCTTCCAATGCAAATTCCTCTAATTTGAATTTTCTTTTGAAGAGGACTCTACTGAAATTATACCTTACCCTACCTACCCCGAAACAGTGGTTTAGGCCGAATTACAGGATGATCCTTGTACAATCTTAATTTTAGATAACTCTCTACTGACACAGTTTCTATATATGCGCGAAATTGTACAAATCTCAAAATACTCTTAGACCTCTGGATCGTCAAGCATGTAAATTCGTCACCGCGAAAGGCACAGGACAACCTTATATATAGGATTGGAGTAACATTTGCATCATTGGTCCAAGCTAGCTAGGTCTCTTTTGTTCCATCTTTTCGATTAGCGCACACACAATTGCCATCtgttttcctaaaaaaaaaaattgccatTTGCCAAGCAAACTGGTAGTGGTAGCGAGTAGTGTTCATTCACTAGCTAGATCTATCGCCCATGtcgggctcgagcgacaacgcCGTCCCGATCACGGAGGAGGAGATGATGGCGGCGATGATGCAGGAGGCGCTGGCATGGGGCACGCCCCCGCGTCTATACCTATCCTATGGTATGGTAGCGATGAAAGGGATGCCGCCTGTGCTGACAGACGCTgtggaggctgcgccgtcgttcaCGCTGCTTACGCCTCCCGTGGGCTTAGACTTCTTCGCCGTGCTTGACGGCCGTGGCCTCGGCgcggccgctgccgctgccagcGGCGAGGAGGAGTCCGAGCGCCTAGTCGCGCTGCTGCGCGACGCTCTCGCTACGCAGGTCTACTTGAAGCTGATGTGCAGCGACAGCCCGCGGTTGTTCCTTGACGGGATGTCGTACAACGGGTGGTGGGCGACGACGCTGAGGGAGGCGTTCCGAGTCTTCCACGAAGCCTGCAGCCAGGGTGAGCACGGCGTGGACGCGCCCGCCGCCACGGCCATCGTCGCGCTTGTACACGAGAAGTATCTCGTCATCGGCAACCACGGCGCCTCCAAGGCCGTGCTATCCCGGGACGGCGAGCTCGTGGAGCTCAGTTCCGATTCCCAGTCCCTACACATGGTAAGTGAAACTTAACTCTTCTTCTTGCATTTGCTCCATTAAAAGGTTAATTCCTGGACTAGTTGTACTCGCAAGCTTGCTTTTGTTCTATTTTCCTGTTGAATTTTGAAATA from Sorghum bicolor cultivar BTx623 chromosome 3, Sorghum_bicolor_NCBIv3, whole genome shotgun sequence encodes the following:
- the LOC110434096 gene encoding probable protein phosphatase 2C 51, with product MSGSSDNAVPITEEEMMAAMMQEALAWGTPPRLYLSYGMVAMKGMPPVLTDAVEAAPSFTLLTPPVGLDFFAVLDGRGLGAAAAAASGEEESERLVALLRDALATQVYLKLMCSDSPRLFLDGMSYNGWWATTLREAFRVFHEACSQGEHGVDAPAATAIVALVHEKYLVIGNHGASKAVLSRDGELVELSSDSQSLHMSKQATDASVSSAPAPASAAAGVVVDVVVVEREARDEFLILGSAALWDKVAPAAACAHVRQRLGRTSRIIMPWETHITDTDDMPMLLAKELAKKAVHAGSRDNISVGIVIFRDFWAIRHTQAATASKAASALAL